ACAGGACACTTTAACCTGAGAGCTTCAGTGGGTTTTTATGGAAGTTTATGGAGTTgagctccaggctgctgctttcaAAGGTTCCACATTGATGTCTTTCAGTTTATCTCACACATCTGGACTATGCAGACACAGAAAGAATTATGACTGAAAAGCTCCACAATCAGGTGAATGGGACAGAGTGGTCCTGGAAGAACCTGAACACGCTGTGCTGGGCCATCGGCTCCATCAGCGGCGCCATGCACGAGGAGGATGAGAAGAGGTTCCTGGTCACAGTGATCAAggtgagctgggcacagccagcagcctgcTCACACCCcaggttgtgctgcagaaaccAGACTTGCAGAAATACTGCTCTGGCAGCTTAGAAAGCTGCCCTGGTGGAGAAGAACAAATTAATGGGAAGCCTTCATCCTGAATTTAGGGGGGATGAATAAATTAGTGATGAACAATGCATCGATCCAAGGAGCCTTTTCATCAGATAAAGTTTAGTTTATGGTTAAATGTGTTCTTTGGGGATGCAGAAGAGATGGAAAGGGATTGCTTATGAAATCCAGCAGAGTGGCAGAGTAACCCATGGCTGTAACAAGACTTGCTCTTTTGCTATATCTGTATATTCATTGATCAAACGTTGAAGTTTGGTTAATATGTGGATAATATTTTTACAAGAGTAACAGACATTAAAATGTCATACAAAGAtgcttacagaatatttttagtCATACAGAAGATGTAGTTTAATTTCTTCTATTTATGTGGAGTCTGTATTTTTATCTATCAGCTACTCAGCCAGTACTGAGTAGTGTAAGGCTTGTTGAACTCCCCCTGCAGGAATCCTCAGTTATAATGTAAAATGGAGATTCCTTAGTTTAAAACAGTGATCAGGGTTTGGATAAAACTTAAATGATTGCATCATCCCAATCTTAACAgacttgtttgggtttttatttctttgttagGATTTTGAGCTAGATTGTGGGCAACCACCTTTAATATAGCTGCTTATGCTTATGCTTGTAATGCTTTTGATGGAACAAGACAAACTTGAAGAGAAACCTAAGAATCTGTTGTGTTGTAGGATCTCCTGGGACTCTGCGAACAAAAGCGAGGGAAGGACAACAAAGCCATTATTGCATCAAACATAATGTATATAGTAGGTCAATACCCACGGTTTTTGAGAGCTCACTGGAAATTTTTGAAGACAGTAGTCAACAAGCTGTTTGAATTTATGCATGGTAATTATCTGCTTTTTTGATTTGctgttttaattattaaaaaaagtgCCTATacatggagaggaaaaaatacaaagcagtAACTGCCTGAATTTCTTTTAGAAACCCACGATGGTGTCCAGGACATGGCTTGTGATACCTTTATAAAAATAGCACAAAAATGCCGCCGACACTTTGTCCAGGTTCAGGTGGGAGAGGTCATGCCATTTATTGATGAAATCCTGAACAATATTAACACAATCATCTGTGACCTTCAGCCACAACAGGTAGGTTCTGTTTGGGGTTGGGGATAATTCCTAAAGATTAATGCACAGTTCCTTCCTTTTGAAATGTGGGGGTGTTTTGCAAGGGTTGAATTATATTCTTCAGTTTTTATTAGGGACAGTGGCAGGGTATGAATGCCATGATCAAGATGCCTTGCTGAGATGTCATTTGGAATGTTTGGAAGGAGAATTAAAGTGCATTTAGTTGGAATTTTGATTTCTGGAGTGTCTTCAAGAAGACTCCATGTAACTTGGTGATTCTGCTTTGGGAAAGAGCAATATCCTTCTCTAACAGTTTATACCTACAGCCCTTGTATTTGGGAAGGAGGGAGTGAGGAACAatccaaaaagggaaaatgaaaaatccagTCCTTTCCAAAAAAGGAGCAGTGTGCACCTGCACACTGAATGCACTGAAACTTCAGGCAGAGTGGATCTGGCACCTGGAAGAAGATACTTCCAGGGTTGATGGGAGCCAGTGCACAGTTCAAACATGTCTGGTAGAACTGAGTTTTCCCTCAGTCCTTTCTAACCTTGCTGTTTGTGGTGTTGCTGCTGCCCTCAGGTGCACACATTTTACGAAGCAGTTGGATACATGATTGGGGCACAGACAGACCAGAGTGTGCAGGAGCACCTGATAGAAAAGTACATGTTGCTGCCCAACCAGGTGTGGGACAGCATCATTCAGCAGGCAACAAAGGTGAGCTCTTGCATTTCCGTGTGTTCTGTGTTCAGGTCAAAAACCCTGTTAAATGTGTGCCCTCCCCTGGCTGTGTTTTTACACTGAGTGCACAGAGTTGGGCTGGACTTCATTGCATGATGGCTGAGAGAGAGATCGATGTGACAATGGAGGTGTTGTTTTGGGAGAGGAGACttaaatgacaaaataaatacctgtttaaatttgatttaaagCACAATCTGTTACTGTACAGAATTAATTTCAGTAGTTTTTTCTGCCTCCCTTTCACTTGGCTTTTGGGTAACAGAAAagttaaaatgctgaaaatactGTTCCCTGTTCTTCATTTCTGCTCCCAGCATTCtcttaaacagaattttttctttatcttctgTTTCCTTCAGTCTTCTGAAAATACTTATCTGTGCACCTTAAAGAACAACTGTCCTGCACCTCACAAGAGACAATCCATTTGCAGTTAATCTAATGAAGGGCCTGAACCTTAAGCAAGCTTGAGTTACTTTTCCTACCCTGACTTCTCCCAAGAACATACTGTTTCCATTGGACCCCTTCTATCTGTTTTCAACTTCCTAATCTCCTtagtttttcctctttctctaaCTGGAGTAATGCTTGTAGCATTGCAGCAAATAATTctgtggaaaagcagaattaaatgAAGTTTTATCCTGACTCTGTTGCCATGAAATAAACTGCAGGATCTCTATAAAAAGTCCATAAATTTGAGTGATCTGTTCTTTCAGGCAGTGTATAAAATAAATTGTTCAAACTTAGGCTTTTATATTGCAAGCCAAAGGGTGGTTGTGTTCACTAATGAAGATgaactcttaatttttttcacagaatgtTGATATTCTAAAGGATCCTGAAACAGTTAAGCAGCTTGGTAGCATTCTGAAAACCAATGTACGAGCATGTAAAGCAGTTGGCCACCCCTTTGTGATTCAGCTTGGAAGAATTTATTTAGATATGCTGAATGTGTACAAGTGCCtaagtgaaaatatttctgcagctATTCAGGCTAATGGTAAGAAATGCCATGTTCTCCCTGAAAATGGGGTTTAGCAGTGTCTGCCTTTGGGTTCCAGAGTACATCCGAGTTAAATTAATTTTACCCTCTGAGAGAGTGGGGAAGGGCTGAAAGTGCTCACTTAAATCTTTGCTTGTTAACAGATGTTGTATTCAAATAAAGAGCTCCCAGCTTTAGAGGGAGGAAGAAACATCTCTAAATGATCGAGTTTAGGAGAATGCAGAGCACCAGGGCTGCTCACTTAGAATTGATAAGCATCTTGCTGAGATGCAGTGTAGGTAGCCTGTGTTCTTTTAGCTTGCTCTGGTTTTGAGTGTTAAAGGACTGTCTGTCAATAGGATCTTGTTCATTGCTTCAGAAAATGTCAGCAGGCTTTGGGATGAGAGTGCTGCTCCAAGGCTGTCTTGCAGAAATGTAATGCGTGAAGATGCCTGAAAGTCCTGGTAAAGCAGGCTTGCAATCACAGGAGGAATTCTCAATTATCTCCCTTATTTTTACCAGCTAACTTAGGGCCTGTGGCATCTCAGCAGAATGTGCTGAATGTAGTAGCCCATTACAGGATGAAATGAGTCACTTGCTGAATTCTGTGCCAGTTTTCTGGCCAGTGCACAGGATGTACCTGGGAACTGGAATGTTCAGAGCAGCTTGGGAACTGCGCAGCTGCTTCACCTTGAAGTGGCTTCTCGGAATTCAGAGTAGAACTGGCACAGAAATCAATGGCTTTTCATTCAGCTGATCTAATGGCCAGGATTCATCATTGCCAGACACACAGAAGTTGAGGAAGCAgttgctggggctgagggcttgGTGAGCTGGAGCAGCAACTGCTGTGATTGCATCTGAGAATGTTTTTACAACTGGCAATGATTAAAGACGAAGAAAGTCTTTAATATCATACAGATATAACAATCAAGTATTCTCTATTTTGTTAATATCAAGTTAAGTTGGTGGGGATCTTTTTCtggtgtttgttttattctgtttttttgtttgtttttttgtttctttgtttgggtttgtttgttttggtttttttgtttgatttgggttttttggcaCCTCACACAATTAACTGAAGCTTTAAAATTTTCCAGGTGAAATGGTAACAAAGCAGCCCTTGATTAGAAGTATGAGGACTGTAAAAAGGgaaactttaaaattaatttctggctGGGTGAGCAGGTCCAATGATCCGCAGATGGTAAGTGGATGCATTTTGTACAAATAACCCCTGAGACAGTTGTTGGTCACAGGAACTTGCTTCAGGAGGTGTGTAAAATATAGTGGAGGAAGGGGAATTAGAAGAGGTAAGCCTGAGCAGTGCTTGAGATACTTCAGTTGATTTTAGCTGGGAGTAATCATAAAGGGAGACAAGGAGATGTAAGATGGAGACAGAGGATGGAAACTTCAACTTACAGAGAAGTGTCACCTGCAACTGAAGGAGGGACTAACTTGGCTGCTGACTGTGCTGGAGactgtgcccagcagctgctctgccataACCTGGCTCACTCTTGCACCCAGGTAGCTGAGAACTTTGTTCCTCCGTTGTTGGATGCAGTTCTCATCGATTACCAGCGGAATGTGCCGGCGGCGCGCGAGCCCGAGGTGCTCAGCACCATGGCCATCATTGTCAACAAGCTGGGGGTGCACATCACTGCTGAAATACCTCAGATCTTCGATGCTGTCTTTGAGTGCACATTAAACATGATCAACAAGGTATTCATGTTTGAAACCTGGGATGAGGCATCTCTCTCTGAGCATCACTGGGATCTTGGGattgatgggtttttttccagtcGCAGAGCGTGTTTGTGGCACTTGACAAGATTTCTGCTCAGATGAATGTAATTGTTTTATAGTTGAGCTGTCTAGTTAGGTATCTTATATTGCTTTAGATTTCTTTGGTTAGCTCTTGATTTAAGCCATTAGTCATTTTTCTGGGGCCTTGGAGTGCTGCACTTCTGCAGGCAGAAGTCAAATGTCAGTGTAGGACAAAGTGctaaaattgataaatatttcGAGTGTAAGAGCACCACTACTGCTCAGTCCAGTGTTTCCTCACTAAGTGTGCACTGTGTACTGACTTGCTCTGTTTAGGAGATGCTATCATGGAACTTAAGGAGacttggcttttttcccctttcccttctaGGACTTTGAAGAATATCCTGAACATAGAACAAACTTCTTCTTGCTACTTCAAGCTGTAAATTCTCACTGCTTCCCAGCCTTCCTGGCCATTCCACCTGCACAGTTCAAACTTGTCCTGGATTCTATTATTTGGGCTTTCAAACACACAATGAGAAACGTTGCAGATACAGGTAAATGGAAGTGTTTAATACAGATCAGAGTTTTTCTGATAGaatgctggtttttttcttccttttctttcatcaaGCGTAGCATATTGTTCACATGAATGTGCAATTCCTCTGTCTCAGCTCCGAGGTGTCAGCCAGGAATCCATGGATGGGCTGAGATGTTTGGTTGTTGTTATTTCTGTAGCTGGAAGAGAGCAGTGTTACAGtttcttcttgctttctttGCCACATGAGCATTGGCACTCTTCTGAAATGGCTGAACATTTTAAGCAGCGGCTTAAAATGGTGCCACAAAAAACTGTGGAACAGTGATTCTTGTAGCTATTTGGGGATGGGGAGAAAGGATGTTTTTCAGTAGAATTTCACCAAGTAAAGTAATTGAAGTTTCCATTTAAATCTAAATATTGagacattttttccctgttttaagCTCTGGGAGATGGGTGCCCAGAGCTTCTTTCCGTGTTTAAACAGCCAACATTTGTCTGGATAGAGGATTTTGCTGATCAAGAAGTGTGATTGGCTCTTTATGCTAATGATATGCTAATATAGTATAATGAAGCCAGAGGGGCGTGGCATGCCTGGGAGGCAGTGTCCTCTAgtgccagcctgggcagtgcctcaCACACCCGTCACGTGTGGGCACCCTGCTGCCCATTGGGGTTTCTTGGGCTTTGCAAAAGGCCAGAATCTCCCAGCTGTTGGAATATTGCTCTCCTGGTCACTGTCCATGCCTGTTGTGCAGGACTGCAGATCCTGTACACCCTGCTGCAGAACGTGGCGCAGGAGGAGACGGCTGCCCAGAGCTTCTACCAGACCTATTTCTGTGACATCCTGCAGCACATCTTCTCCGTGGTCACAGACACCTCCCACACTGCAGGTGAGCAGGGCCCCTGCTTCAAAgcaccctgagcagcacagtCATGGCTCACATGCTGTCTGAATAACAACTGCTGCTCAATAACAGCTGCCTGTGTGTGCCTTTGATCTGCAGGTTTGACAATGCATGCGTCAATCCTTGCCTACATGTTCAACTTGGTAGAAGAGGGAAAGATCAGTACTCCTTTAAACCCTGGCAGCCCAGTGAACAACCAAATGTTTATTCAGGAGTATGTGGCTAATCTCCTCAAATCTGCATTTCCTCACCTGCAAGAGTAAGTGTGCCACGATTCATTCATGCTTCTGgtgggtttttatttcttgaagctttatttcagtttttattctaactgctgtgtttgctgttagTGCCCAGGTGAAGCTGTTCGTAACAGGGCTCTTCAGTTTAAACCAGGATATTCCTGCCTTCAAGGAACACCTAAGGGATTTCCTGGTCCAAATCAAGGTGTGTTGGGCATGCTTTTCTCAAGAAACTTTAAGTTATTTTCAACAGGATGTTGTTGGAAAGCTTTAGACAGTGTGGAGTTAGTGCTTGTTTGAGAAATAGAAGTTATTTTgcatctttttaaaatgcagtgagAACTCTGTCCAATGGCTTGTGTGACTGAGTAGTGTTCATGGAACCTGTTTCACTGGGATTTCACTTACAAATTGGGTTTGAACATCATTGCTTGTGTTATGCTTTGTGCACACAATCCTTATGTCTTAGGACAACTGCAAAACTAAATCTAATGGGAAATAAGTTTTTAGTTTTCAGTTTAATCTAATGGGAAATCTGTTTttaaccagatttttttttcattctactTGGAATTGGGACCAGTTTTGAAATTCACTACACTAATGCtatgcctttatttttttctaagaatGCTGGAATGATAAGATGGCAGGAAATAGTTTGTTAATTAGTTTTGAGATTGCAATTGTCAGGTATTTCAGAATTGTAATGACTCTGCTTTAATTGTGGTAGActccagctgctgggtttggcatCCCATTCTGTAACACAGTGACCATCTTTAAACATTGCTTTACACTGGTTGTGACCTTAGGAACAGAAAGCCATGCAAGTAGCCTGTCAGGGAACAGGAAGGGAAGATGTTCCCTGTATAATTTTGGAAGCTATTACTCTGCCTTAAGCACTTGACAACAAACTGATGGTTTTGTGTGAATTATCCCAGGAATTTGCAGGTGAAGACACATCAGACTTGTTCTTGGAGGAGAGAGAAACAGCCCTTCGGCAGGCTCAAGAGGAGAAGCATAAACTTCAGATGTCTGTACCTGGCATCCTTAATCCACATGAAATTCCCGAGGAGATGTGcgattaaaacaaaaataaaacaagttttgcagttttctttctgtacAGCTACTTTGTTGTGATAGAAGAAAACAGCACTTGGATATTTGTTGACCAAAATGATGCCAATTTGTAAATTAAAATGTCACCTAGTGGCCCTTTTTCTTATGTGTTTTTTGTATAAgaaattttctgtgaaatatcCTTCCATTGTTTAAGCTTTTGTTTGGTCATCTTTATTTAGATTTGCATGAAGTTGAAAATTAAGGCATTTTCAAAGTAATTACTTCATGCCCATTTTGTGGCTAAGGGGAAAATAGGCAAAGCGTAACTTGTAAAAGACTATATTGCAAAATAATACAATTTCCTGTCAGAGTATCGATTTTTAATTCGGAGTCATTTTCTTTCTAGTCTGTCCTGCAGTCTAGGAGAAAAGGTAAAGAGTAAAGCAGAcagaattaattaattgttAAGCAGAGGATCCTAGTGCTGCGTTTGTTCTGATCAGTTAGCAGCTTTCTGGACTGAGTGGTAAGGCTATAGGCTACGTGTATTTGCAAGTTGTATGGCAAGTTTGCAGCAAGATCATGTGCATATCATCCCATTGTAAAGCAACTTCTAAAGAGTATGGGAACACAGTACAGTTAGTTATTTTTACAcagttcttttgtttttgtgtgtgtgctgtcGCTTTGTCGACAacagctttttgttttcctcaatGAGGAGTGTTGCTCATTTGTGAGCCTTCATTAACTCGAAGTGAAATGGTTAAAATATTTATCCTGTTAGAATAGGCTGCATCTTTTTAACaactcataaaataaaaaaaaactggCTTTTGAGATGACTTATACTAATTTACATTGTTTACCATGCTGTAGTGCTTAAAGAACACTACTTAAGAGCAAAATAAACTTggtttacatttatttttctttctttggcttATTCTTTTATTGGATGAAAATGCTGTGATCATATTTAAGATTTGTATTTGAAGGTGTAGGAAAAGCTCCTTGAGGTCTAGATAACTGTTGCTTCTGGCTTGCCTCATCTCAAGGACTTTGGTTGTGCTTGAAGTTACCACGAACTAAGTTGGGTTCCATTTGGAAGTACGGTAGCTGTTCTGACTTACCTCCGTGGATAACTACTCCATACCACGTTACTATCAAATGCCAGGAATGAGGTACTCttgctctttctctctctggaCTCTTTGCAATTTATTTCAAAGAGGTATTGCACTGTATCTTGACTAAACAGTTTAAAATAGTCCATGTTAATAACATGTGTAGACAAGATCTACGGTTATTTTTCTACCTACAGTTTTGTAGTTAAATGATTTTCACAGATAAATGAAGCAGTATGAACACTAAGGGTGTGTACAGTCTTGGCTTCCCCCTCTGTGTCGTGTCTTGTCTCTGTTCTCTAGCAGTCTGTGTCGAGCTGTCCCCAGGTTTCTCCATGGATTTGGTTTCCAGGCTGTTGGGATGAGGTGTAGCCATtgtcagagctgtgccagggccaggcaggctggggctgtttgtTGTGTGCCCCTTGGGGGGCTGTAGTTGGTAGCTTTGTGCTGTGTGTTCCTTTGGAGTAGAAGTGCATGAGTTAGTGGTGTTCCTGTAGGATGTAGCTGTGCCCGGGGTGTTTCCAGGCCGGGCTCTGACCCTCTGTGTCTGggagcatctcctgctccttcctgtgctcggccctggcagagctcagctgctcccttgggcagtggcactgagctggcactgcctgcagcctcccaAAACACTGCCACAGTTCCAGACCCATTCCTTACTGCCCTTAGAGCTCCCAGGTCCGGCTGTTTCATGTCTTCCCATCAGCCTGgagcctgctgctctgcctcaaGGCAGTATTGCCTCTATTGGGCAGGTTAAGGTGCAGCACTTGAGGTCCTGTCGAGGGACATGAAATGgctggtgagcagcagcagagcttggctcagccagagctgtgcagagcaggtgattgaaatggaaatgaacCCCAGCAACAGGGATGCAGATCACATGCCCTGAGTCACAGAGCTCAAGGCTGAGTTGGTTCTGAACAGAGAtacacacgtgtgtgtgtgtgtgtgtgtgctctgaaCAGAGAtacacacgtgtgtgtgtgtgctctgaaCAGAGAtacacacgtgtgtgtgtgtgtgtgctctgaaCAGAGAtacacacgtgtgtgtgtgtgtgtgtgctctgaaCAGAGATACACACGTGTGTGTGCTCTGAACAGAGAtacacatgtgtgtgtgtgtgtgctctgaaCAGAGAtacacacgtgtgtgtgtgtgtgctctgaaCAGAGATACACACGTGTGCGTATGTGCTCTGAACAGAGAtacacacgtgtgtgtgtgctctgaaCAGAGATACACacgtgtgtgtctgtgtgctctgaACAGATACACACGTGTGCGTATGTGCTCTGAACAGAGATACACacgtgtgtgtctgtgtgctctgaACAGATACACacgtgtgtgtctgtgtgctctgaACAGAGATACACacgtgtgtgtctgtgtgtgctctgaACAGAGATACACacgtgtgcgtgtgtgtgtttgtgctctgAACAGAGATacacacacgtgtgtgtgtgtgtttgtgctctgAACAGAGATACACACgtgtgtgtttgtgctctgAACAGAGATACACACAggtgtgtttgtgctgtgaaCAGAAACAGGTGTGTGCTCTGAACAGAGATACACacgtgtgcgtgtgtgtgtttgtgctctgAACAGAGATacacacacgtgtgtgtgtgtgtgtgtttgtgctctgAACAGAGATACACACgtgtgtgtttgtgctctgAACAGAGATACAcacatgtgtgtgtttgtgctctgAACAGAAATACAcacatgtgtgtgtttgtgctctgAACAGAGATACGCACGTGTGTGTTTGTGCACCTTCCTCCCTTCAGGGCTGGAGTTGGGCTGAGCCTCATGGTCTGGTTGTTCACTGATACTTAAATGTGACCTAAACTTGCAAACAGCAACcccaaaatgtattttttatgttGATTCAAAGAAGAGTTGTTTGGTTATTTTGATACCTTAAGAGTTCTCGAGTAACAACATTCTAATCTTAGGTTTTGCTTCCCTTTTAGATCTAAAAATTTAACTGTGGTCTTGTCTTGTTCTCTTAAGATAATTGGTGCCTTTCCCTGATCTCTGCAGCTGCTATAAAAATGCAGCTCCTGTGGAGTTCTGGATACCATTAAAGATTTGACTGGTGTGTGTGCATATTTCTAGTGCAGTTATCctgaatgtgaaaaaaaaataaataagagacAATGTACATCTAAGAAAGTTCTAGTTCTAATGCACACTCTGTAAATCAAAATATATGGATAAAAAGCATGAACCATCATATAAACATCTCCATAACTTGTAATTATATGTAAACCAATGTTTTGTGCATATTTCTATACAGAttttactaaaaaaacccaaaaaacaaaccagttCTGTGTACTCCAGGTACATtgataaatacaaatatttggGGGTGTTTTCTGTGTTTACATGGATTGATTGTCAGCTGATGAAGACACCCCAAGTACTTTGTTTCAGGCTGCCATGATGTGTTTGCTACTGTAACTGAAGCAGATTATCTTCCAAAGCATTTTAGGTtagttggttttggtttttttaaactagaaTAATTTGGTGTGTGTTAATCTGATTGGTTTAAGTGAACTATTTTCCAATAAAGCTaatatttatgcaaaaaaaaaagctttagaaATGCTCATCTCTCTAGGAAGCTCTAAGAGTTATTGCTGATGGTTTTTAGCactggaaaggaaataaaacttcagctcaaagggggaaaaaaaaagaggaaaaaaagttgaaattGATGCATTAAATTGCCTGTGGTGAGGGACCAGCCTGTCCCAGAGTCCATTTATCACTGGGTAATGATAATTACAGATCCCAGACTCCAGGGGTGCTGGAAGGTGTGGATAAACGCCTTCTCCCCCTTGCTAGGCTTGTCTCCAGGTGTTATGGAGCAAAACTGGAGACAGCTCTTTAAAAACCATCAGTGAAAGAAGAATCCTGTCCACCTGCCCATCAGGAATGctcctctgcacctcagtccttGAGACTGAATTTATTTGTAGGCTTTCAGCTTCAGGACATCCCCACCTCATTGTCCAAGGCTGttcctggcagcagggttcCCCTGGGAAAGGGCTTGGCCATTCCCGTTGGGGGAATAATTTTGGGGTCATTATCCCATGTACAGTGCACCTCAAGTAGCTAAAAGTCCCAGAGTTTACACTATAAACCTGTAAGCACTTTGTGTTTTAAGTACAAGGAAAGATGGGATTGAGGAAGAAGGAGTATTTTGGAGGTTTAGACtatggaagaaaacaaaacactcagattttcatttttatttactcCTTGTAAATGAAAGTCACCCAGCACTTTTTCCTGGGTCATTTCTTGGGTAATCTCTCCCCAGTCCCAGAGCAATGTGGGTGCCTGTTTTTTGGTTGTGAACACCCTGTAAGTCTTAAATCCTTTGCAATAGTCTCAGCTTTTCCTGAGCCTTGACGGCTGCAGTCTTTTGTGGATCTTGTGATTTCGGCAATCAGCAGGAATGGGCCAATTTAACAACTGGAGTGGGGAGGGGAGGTAAAATTTTCCCTCATGTGTTGGGAGCAGGCTCCAGCCCCCTTCCTGCCCCACTGCTGGTTATTTTACAGGGACACTGCTAGCCAGACAGGAAAAGCTCTCCAAAGAACACTGCAAATGTGTGGCACCACTAAAAAGTCCAAAAGAGGCCCAAATGCCcaacaggagctgcctggaaCACTTTGGGAGTGGTTCAGTTTCTGGTGGCTCTCTCATTGTCAGCAATGCCTTGTCTGTACTTACGTGGTATTTGTGGCCAAATTTTGAGTATTCTGTATTATCTGGGGTAAATCAATTTGGTGCTTCTCAGGGTGCTGTGACACCCAAGCTTAGTTAGACATGGACCCTGTTAGAAAGCTCAGAGTGCTGAAAGAGCAGTGAAAGTCAAGTGCTGCAAGTTAAATGTGGGTAAACTCAAATCTCACTCTGTTGTTCGTGGCTTCCAGTGGTTCCCAGCAGCATTCCAGCCATGAGGTCAGGGATTTACCTGGGCTCCAGTTAAACTGCCAGCTCAGTGTTGGGATgtgaattttgaaaatgttcttGCTCTTAATCCAGCCCCAAACTTGGATTAAGGATTTTAGTATTGCCAAAGTCTTGCATTTATCTAAGTTACTGCTCCagaagagctgtgctggcacttgACCAGAGCAAATATTCCCAGCTGAGGAgccaggggaagggaagaggcCTCCTGGGGATAGAACAGCCCCGCTGGGCTGGCACACAGAGAGAGTAACAGTTAGGAGGAAAAACCAAGCAGCAAGAGCAGGAGGCTGACGATCTCTGTACCCAGGCCACTGACAGCTCTTGTCTTCTGCTTGGAAGCtaacatttaatttaattgaaaAGAATTCAATTTAGTctctagttaaaaaaaaaaataaataaaaggaaaccaGTGCAGTGAAAGGAATCAGGCATTCAATATTGTGCTGTGCTCAAAAGCAGGAGTGCCTCAAGGTCAGCcatgctctgtgctgtgctccttgAGCCTGGCACATCACTccaggctccagcaggtcccttcTGTGGCTCCGGGGTTTGTGTGGGGCTGCCCTCAGACCAGACAGCCGAGTGTCAGCAAAAGCATCTCTGAGCATGTTCTGGCAGTCTGAGCCTGCTGGAAAAGGTCCTGCAGGGCCTGCTtgaggaagggagagagagaggaaagtgCAAATTCAAATGAGATGATGCAGACTGCAGAGTGAGGTCCTCACAGTAACTGAAATCC
This window of the Ammospiza nelsoni isolate bAmmNel1 chromosome 3, bAmmNel1.pri, whole genome shotgun sequence genome carries:
- the XPO1 gene encoding exportin-1, whose product is MPAIMTMLADHAARQLLDFNQKLDINLLDNVVNCLYHGEGAQQRMAQEVLTHLKEHPDAWTRVDTILEFSQNMNTKYYGLQILENVIKTRWKILPRNQCEGIKKYVVGLIIKTSSDPTCVEKEKVYIGKLNMILVQILKQEWPKHWPTFISDIVGASRTSESLCQNNMVILKLLSEEVFDFSSGQITQVKAKHLKDSMCNEFSQIFQLCQFVMENSQNAPLVHATLETLLRFLNWIPLGYIFETKLISTLIYKFLNVPMFRNVSLKCLTEIAGVSVSQYEEQFVTLFTLTMMQLKQMLPLNTNIRLAYSNGKDDEQNFIQNLSLFLCTFLKEHGLLIEKRLNLRETLMEALHYMLLVSEVEETEIFKICLEYWNHLAAELYRESPFSTSASPLLSGSQHFDVPPRRQLYLPVLSKVRLLMVSRMAKPEEVLVVENDQGEVVREFMKDTDSINLYKNMRETLVYLTHLDYADTERIMTEKLHNQVNGTEWSWKNLNTLCWAIGSISGAMHEEDEKRFLVTVIKDLLGLCEQKRGKDNKAIIASNIMYIVGQYPRFLRAHWKFLKTVVNKLFEFMHETHDGVQDMACDTFIKIAQKCRRHFVQVQVGEVMPFIDEILNNINTIICDLQPQQVHTFYEAVGYMIGAQTDQSVQEHLIEKYMLLPNQVWDSIIQQATKNVDILKDPETVKQLGSILKTNVRACKAVGHPFVIQLGRIYLDMLNVYKCLSENISAAIQANGEMVTKQPLIRSMRTVKRETLKLISGWVSRSNDPQMVAENFVPPLLDAVLIDYQRNVPAAREPEVLSTMAIIVNKLGVHITAEIPQIFDAVFECTLNMINKDFEEYPEHRTNFFLLLQAVNSHCFPAFLAIPPAQFKLVLDSIIWAFKHTMRNVADTGLQILYTLLQNVAQEETAAQSFYQTYFCDILQHIFSVVTDTSHTAGLTMHASILAYMFNLVEEGKISTPLNPGSPVNNQMFIQEYVANLLKSAFPHLQDAQVKLFVTGLFSLNQDIPAFKEHLRDFLVQIKEFAGEDTSDLFLEERETALRQAQEEKHKLQMSVPGILNPHEIPEEMCD